TTGAATGAAAAATGGTCGAAATACATTGAAAATAAAGGGGGCATCAATGGTCAGGAAAATCCTTAGCGTTGTTATTCCGCGTTTTCCTGATGGGACCCCCAATAGAATGGAAATTGAAATACAATTCGATCGTATTTTAATAAAAGATTTTGTTCCTTATGCTTATCTATATTTTCATCAGGATAAATTTCATTTAAGTTATGTATTGTTATTTCATTATATTTTTTTAATTCCTCTGCTAAACTTTTATTTACTCTAGAGTTAGAATAATTTAAATGACTTAATATTACTAAAGTTTTCATATAGAATCTCCTTTTATACATTTATTAATAAATTTATTATAATAATTTTTACT
This sequence is a window from Candidatus Cetobacterium colombiensis. Protein-coding genes within it:
- a CDS encoding NAD(P)H-dependent oxidoreductase; the protein is MKTLVILSHLNYSNSRVNKSLAEELKKYNEITIHNLNEIYPDENIDKHKEQNLLLKYDRIVFQFPFYWGSHQENAE